Proteins co-encoded in one Setaria viridis chromosome 9, Setaria_viridis_v4.0, whole genome shotgun sequence genomic window:
- the LOC117840310 gene encoding uncharacterized protein, which translates to MKKKSGCGRATNDPRHDQSKITGEANHQRKQGQSNGSSGRHAPTKKKTWKKYLTFLSMFNNKMKHKKSETKAATGFKQRRNQKRSFSPVLQECSNLVRVIRRTAADCFAAAAAVSSGAADEDDELPCYMQLDQVNYGVKREAFGPIYLVT; encoded by the exons atgaagaagaagagtggTTGCGGGAGGGCTACTAATGATCCCCGCCACGACCAATCCAAG ATCACAGGAGAAGCGAATCATCAAAGGAAGCAAGGACAGAGCAACGGCTCATCAGGGCGCCATGCCCCTACAAAGAAGAAGACATGGAAGAAGTACCTCACGTTCCTGTCAATGTTCAACAACAAGATGAAGCACAAGAAGTCAGAAACCAAGGCAGCGACTGGCTTCAAGCAGAGGAGGAACCAGAAGCGCTCGTTCAGCCCAGTGCTCCAAGAATGTAGCAATCTCGTCCGCGTTATCCGGCGGACGGCGGCAGATTGcttcgccgcggcggcagcggtgtcTTCCGGCGCTGCTGATGAAGACGACGAGCTGCCTTGCTACATGCAGCTTGACCAGGTGAACTACGGCGTGAAGAGGGAGGCCTTCGGCCCGATCTACCTCGTCACATGA